From the genome of Triticum aestivum cultivar Chinese Spring chromosome 3B, IWGSC CS RefSeq v2.1, whole genome shotgun sequence, one region includes:
- the LOC123064260 gene encoding uncharacterized protein, translating into MDLILPFKIGDFAKAKCFDEGFKGAWFRSKIKDMRVTESGHLEYYLEYIDYTEEANEWIGVFQKNPFNQACLEGKSNGSTEIMLRPSFPQWYRGQQVPKHFSKSEVIARVCDTWKVGDWVDWHNKDCYWTGQIIELTSKTVVEVKFLDHPMGEGEQCSAKKKDLRPALDWSIIKGWTVPLSAAKGKSWHAAHLVHPKSDVEERSSTDEDEALGSSSTIKTHSSERNIVSNKLSNKRSTILTSTEKAMATHISPDPNRRRTRSSCGLLVSPLEPATVELNGSGSRRYPFRVRRNAAEQQR; encoded by the exons ATGGATCTAATTCTTCCATTTAAAATTGGAGATTTTGCCAAGGCAAAGTGCTTTGATGAAGGTTTCAAAGGCGCATGGTTCCGCTCGAAG ATAAAAGATATGCGTGTCACAGAATCTGGGCATCTGGAGTATTACTTGGAGTATATTGACTATACTGAAGAAG CCAACGAATGGATTGGAGTCTTCCAAAAGAACCCATTCAACCAGGCATGCCTGGAAGGGAAATCAAATGGCAGTACTGAAATAATGTTGCGTCCTTCCTTTCCTCAGTGGTATAGGGGGCAACAGGTTCCTAAGCACTTTTCAAAGAGCGAGGTGATAGCACGTGTTTGTGATACCTGGAAAGTAGGTGATTGGGTTGACTGGCATAATAAAGATTGTTACTGGACTGGGCAGATTATTGAGTTGACCAGTAAAACTGTGGTTGAG GTAAAGTTCTTGGATCATCCCATGGGTGAAGGCGAGCAATGTTCTGCAAAGAAAAAGGACCTGAGGCCTGCGCTTGATTGGTCCATCATTAAAGGCTGGACCGTACCTCTTTCGGCG GCAAAAGGGAAAAGCTGGCATGCTGCTCATCTGGTTCATCCTAAATCTG ATGTAGAAGAGAGGAGCAGCACAGATGAAGATGAAGCTCTGGGATCTTCATCAACCATCAAAACACATTCGTCGGAGAGAAACATCGTATCTAATAAGCTAAGCAATAAGAGGAGCACCATCCTGACATCCACGGAAAAAGCGATGGCGACACACATATCACCAGACCCCAATCGACGGCGTACCCGCAGTTCCTGTGGGCTACTGGTATCTCCATTGGAGCCTGCCACCGTCGAACTGAATGGAAGCGGTTCCCGCCGGTACCCCTTTCGGGTCCGGAGGAACGCAGCAGAACAACAGAGATGA
- the LOC123064261 gene encoding uncharacterized protein, whose protein sequence is MYGLRLQPKAKAGSRWGSASRRRRGYEPRLQPKVKGRTAVGIRLSSSAQGHVNNSSWRNSKQPAKRQPRHADINGEAKDDEVGGPFRFVKRRKRKATTQVRVVAGVGTPSAACRGFTGYGGG, encoded by the exons ATGTACGGGCTGCGGCTGCAGCCGAAGGCGAAGGCGGGATCGCGGTGGGGATCCGCTTCTCGTCGTCGGCGCGGGTACGAGCCGCGGCTGCAGCCGAAGGTGAAGGGCAGGACCGCGGTGGGGATCCGCTTATCGTCGTCGGCGCAG GGGCATGTAAACAATTCTTCTTGGCGGAACTCGAAACAGCCCGCCAAGCGGCAGCCACGTCATGCTGATATCAATGGGGAGGCAAAGGATGATGAG GTTGGTGGCCCATTCCGCTTCGTGAAACGGCGGAAACGGAAGGCGACCACGCAGGTTCGAGTTGTAGCTGGAGTTGGCACACCGTCTGCAGCATGCCGAG GTTTTACAGGTTATGGGGGTGGATGA